A window of Dysidea avara chromosome 1, odDysAvar1.4, whole genome shotgun sequence genomic DNA:
AAATAAAAGTTGTCCCACCATTTTGTTGCTAAGTGTGATGACATCATACTATATACCAATCGAATCGTCATCACACGAGGAATCAATTAATCTATATTAGAATAGTGTACTACCACCGAGATGAAAGTTATGGCCTTTTTTTCATAGGTATGTAAACATTGTGTGTTATATACTTCTTGTGTTTATTCTAAACGATGTTCGTTCCCTGGCTGGTTTTCTTGGCTACACATGATACACAATTCAAAatgcctcccccccccccccccccctcctgaaTAAAATGACAATGGAATCAGCCCTGTAATCCCTGGACCGAAGGCACTACGAATGGATTTCAATAGACATGCGTCCATGGTAACAAAGGGTTAAGCATAGTGCCACTGTAGCTAATTTACCATCACTACATGAATTCAACAAAGAATTGCACAACACACACCACCTGTAAATTTAAGACCATGATGTAGACCCCACAATTACTATTAAAAATTGCAGCAGTATATAAATATGGTAAGTTTATAAGCAAAACCATTcagttagctacatacagtacagtgtaactGTGCAGCTTCTAACCAGTTCAAGTTAGTTAAAAACTTACAGGATGTTCCAGGTTCTGGCTGTTCTATTGGTTCCAACTGTTGCATcaagcttggctgttgtgttgagcttggctgttgtgttgagcttggctgttgtgttgagcttggctgttgtgttgagcttggctgttgtgttgagcttggctgttgtgttgagcttggctgttgtgttgagcttggctgttgtgttgagcttggctgttgtgttgagcttggctgttgtgttgagcttggctgttgtgttgagcttggctgttgtgttgagcttggctgttgtgttgagcttggctgttgtgttgagcttggctgttgtgttgagcttggctgttgtgttgagcttggctgttgtgttgagcttggctgttgtgttgagcttggctgttgtgttgagcttggctgttgtgttgagcttggctgttgtgttgagcttggctgttgtgttgagctcgGCTGTGGTAGGTGTGTGGGATTCGGCTCTGGTGTAAGTTTTGGTACCGAGATGGTTTCTGCTATACTGTAATTCTCCAGTGGCATACTGTTTTGTGATTCAACTACCAGCACAGAAATGTGATAGTCAGTATCAGCCATGACTGATATTTCAGTATGTCTGGTGAACACTTCAGAAGTGACCTCATCACATGTAGAACAATTCAGTCTTGCTAAACATTTAACTCTAGGAGTTGACTCAGCCACATCACACGATACATAGATGGACTGGTCATCTGGATGTCACTGGACTATTGCTGACTGGAGCCATCGTACAGCTACAATTTATAAAACATAACAGTGAATGAAATGCTATGCAATGTTGGAACCTTAGCTGTCCAGGGGACCACCTGATTATAAAAAGCTGGTACCTCTGAAAGTGTGCAATTACTGTAAAATGGTTTTTTGTACAAGGGCCTGAAACAGGGACACCTTGACAACCAGGACATTAGTCCTAAGGGTGTAGGTTTCAGTCGTATTAGAGTAAACAGACCCCTTATATCTGGACACCTCATAAAGAGACTTTGACACATATTCATGCATTGATGTACACATTTACACCTCCTGACACAAGGACACCATCTTAAGGTGTCTGGAATATAGCAGTGGAACCTGTTGAAGCTGCAGGCCAATTTTTTATGGCCTAAGGTACAGTAGCGTTAGACAGTATAAACTTCTCACTTGGGGAATTTAAATGAACCATTTTAGATGTAcaagtggccactaagacaggttccactgtaattcacCAGTCAACCCCcctgtacagtacatacctaATGAAGTACTAACTGTCTCACTACATCCCACACTGTTCACACTACAAACAGAAATGATGTAATCTGTTCCAACATCAAGATGTCTGGAAACATTATCATCTGATGTCATATTATGTGACATTTGGAAGGTAGTTGTATTAGGTGATACTTCAAAGGTTGTTGTCATATCATCTTCACCAGTCAAAGAGACATTTAAGGCCTCCACCTCAGTCATGTTATGTGACAATGATGATACCTATAGACACATAAGATTCAGTAATGTACAGACATTGTATTCGGTGTTCAAAATGTACAACAAGAAAAAGGTTAAGGATAAAACACTATTGACTCTATCCTCACTATGCTATCCCAGCTCGAAATATTGCACATCTCctaaacatgcatgcacaccaAAAACATGGACAGCTGACAGTTACAGTTAACAGGTGTTTATTAGTACAGCTGGATAAACTGTTTCCAATATATAACAGGTTGGCTTGGTCCACATGTAAACAATTTGAGTAAAGTTTCATGCTCAGCAACTTCACTTAGCAGAGTGGCCTTGTTACCAGACCAGTGAtctataactacacacacatgtacacacagacacacgcacgcacgcacacactcacaTTCCAAGATATGGTAACAATAGGCCTGTAATCAACAAACTTCAAGCTGACTGCCAAATCACTCGGAGGAGAAGGTACTAAAGATTAacaaacacataacacacaACAATACCATACATTATATGTAAAGTTAAGTAAAAAATGAAGTCTACACATAAATGATACATACAGAGGACTGATAGCCAGCCAAACAATTATTGTGGCTAGCAGAAACATCCTGTATGCATCTGTTGGTGATATGACAGTTACAACATGTAGCCTCCTTCTAATCTTTGTTTATGGAGGCTTCAATACTGTATTTCATATCATTGACACATCACAGTCAACAGAGGATTATGAAGATCATTTCAATGCAAAATTCCCCAAATATGTAATCCTGTTACAAAATGCAACAAATTTTCAAAGTGTTTCTTGTTCAAAGATTACGCAATAGTCTACATAAGCATAGCAAACCTTCCAGCAGCTGTGTGAAGCACTGCTACTGCTACCCAACACTGGGATACCTGTACACAACTCAGATACTAGGGCCAACTAATGCAAGCAAGTCATCCCCTCCTGATGGACTACAGCGTAGTAACCTCCACGAGGACTGCACTATGTCTTATGGAGAAAGGATATTAAATGAGAAGTTTCAGAAGTCCACAACAATCCCAACACCGATAAATGAGCCACTCAGTTGTGCTTTCATTTCCCAACAAACACCACTACATATACATACGAGCACATCCACTAACCTGAAGGAGTTAAGGTGGTTACATTAGTAGTAACAACAGTTGCTGGTCCAGCATTGTTAATAGCCAACACTGTCACTTCATATTGAGTATCATTATCAAGATCAGTGAAACTGATAGTATTACTAGTAGTGGTTCTCTCCTCCACCAGTTCTGCTGTCCCATCAGATAAGGTCACATTGTATGTCACATCACCACATGAGGTATGGCTGAATGTGTCCCATGATATTACCAGTGAGGTCAGTCTCCTTTCTGACACCTTGATAACTGGTAGGGTTGGGGGACCTGTGAGGAGTGAAGCAGTTAAAGTGTATAAACAAAATGTTCAGATAGActttaaaccaggcatgtgaaCAACAACATAATAAAATGAGAAATCATTACTTGTTGAATTGTATTCAGTTACTAACTTACCCATGACTGTTAGAATGccaactgaactctgtacaggaggTAGGAATGTAAATTCACACTGAAATTTAGTTTGATTCAATATTTCATTTGCAGAATACACTGTCAATACTGTGTCAATATTATCAGCTACCACTGTCATCTCAAATGTGTTGTTAGTCCCAATTCTACTACCAGAAATTGCTTGTCCATTTATTCTCCACAGAGGAGTCAACGATGCAGTATAGTTATGTCCACAAGTGATATTAACATCATCTCCAGCACATATTGTAACATCTTGAGGTGGGTGGATAATAAGACCTGTAATACATGTATTGGAGTATAGTGTATGAATTAGAGTGAAACCCTCTAATAACATAATACAACGTGTATTATTCACCTTGTTGTTCAGAGTTGTGTAGTGTgatcaacaataacaacaaaacaAGTAGATAATGTGTCTCCATTTTCTGAAAATGATAAAACACACAATAAGACACTTTAGGAGTATTAGGCCTTTTACAAGAGGTCTTCCTCTTTGAGACTGCTCAAAATGTGAATATACTACAAGTACAAGCTATCAACGtcaacatgcatgtgtacagcaggtccaatttttttttttttgcgaaTCAAAGTTTTAACTTGCAAAAATTTCTGCTAGCAAACTGAATTTCTAAAAAATAGTGAGCAGAACCATCTGTACATTCTTAAGTTTTCACAACTTTACCATGTTATAACGTCCAAGAGATCTGTAGTTACAGAGAAATTGTTCATGTCTCACAGATTTCACAATTACAGAAATTTATGCTAGAGGCTATTTTAACAGCTTCACAAAAAATTGGACCTCACAACAATAATCTGCTATACTGATGTTAGCAGTCCAACATGGACAGCAAAAGCAAACACACATGTAACTGACATGTTATAATAAACATGTATAGGTAAGATAACATGTAAAAATGTTTCAAGCAGGAGGCCCTGTTGGCTCAGACAAGTTATTTTAATGAGATTGTCTAAGAGTTTCAGAGAAAAACCACATTAATAATTAGCacacataattattaaaatTCATAGATGATATATTTTTTTTGTTCAATATTAGTAACAATACACTAAGCTGTTATTTCTACCAGACTATATCATTGTCTGGTAGAGAAATGACAGTGGAGCCATGAGGCAAACATGCTGGAAACTCTTGTTTACTAATGTGAGGTGGTTAACAATGAGTCAGACAGTCTATGAAACTTCTGTATATAACATATGGTGAAAATATTTCCAGctgaaaatattttcatggaattagcCACAAAACACTTTTTTAAATAGGATTGacctacaataatagcactgtAATAAGGTTGAATAAAGCACATATGTATGAGTGGGTGAGTTAGAGAGCTTAAAGACAGCATGCGATGAAGCATTGTGGTAGTGTAACACTGCTGTATTGGTATGAGATAACTTTTGTACAATTGAGTAAACAGTGTCTAGTGTTGCaatggtagtgtcatgtagtcatTTTGTTCATCTCTACAAATCAAACCTCTTTATCTTCAGCCATCTCTAGCAAAGTGTGTAGACAGTCTATGTTAAGTTGCAGAACAAATAGCTAGGATTGCTTAGGCTAGAATATCTTTCAATTCTTTTCTGAGATGTAAAAGGTCACACACATACTTAAGCAACAAACATCCTTTGATCTCTCAACACAAAGAGTAATTGAAAGTGCAATTAGCTCTAGGTGTAACAATAGAAACAAACacatttcagtacaaacatgtgaGACCAACACAGAAACAACTGCTCTCTGAGACCACACCAGACACATGTTACTCCAAACATCATCTATCTCACAACATGTTTACAGATGGTATGCAGGATTGATGTCATACCTGAGAATTCAGATATGGTAATGGAACTGGACTAATATTAAAGGAACTATTGTGAAACAAGTACACCTTGATAATTAGGATACTAGTCCATGATCTCATTTGTATTAGCTACTAGAATAAACACATTCAGATCCCTGAAATCAGAACACCTCAATCAGGACACTTTGTCCTAGTCCCATGGTGGAAGGGTGCCACATTCATCACTGCTAACAACAAACAGTTCCCTTGTGTTCAGAAAGCAAGTGAAACACACCCTttatcacctacacatgttactTAGTTACTAAAAAGTCTCCATAACAACTGTATGTAATGTTTCTGTAAACTTCAGACAAAGCAACACATTATGATAAAAGCAGTGTTAATCATTGTAACAGATAACTGTCTTGAGTGCATTcaattgctgtacaaatcagtaCTAATAGTACAGGTGAAAATAAGCTTCAAAATGGAAACACTGTCAACTTACAGGTACAATTAAAACAGGTGTTCTAATCATTACTCATTACTCTTGAAGGATTTAGATATACTGACATGGACACACAACTTGTAACAGATACAGGAAGAAGCCAGTAGAAGGATCACACAATTTCTAGTGATATGAAACAGTATACTCTTTGTACAGTACATGGTTGAATGGCTCAGTAAACACAAACAAGCTCCAGTAATTGTGAAAGAATATTAATGGAATGTCACGTTCTTTAAATAGGCCCTACCTTCAGGATATATAAATTTGACAATGGAATCTACATAAAACGGATGCCTCAGAACCAAcaaaaagtgtcctgattattatgAAGATGCCCACATCATACTGTTTACGTTGGGACCCAGTATGTCCATTACATAGGTGACCTCACTGTCCACACTAACAGGTGCCACTTATTTAAACTCTAAGGACAAATTTATATACAAACATAATGTTAGAGCATACACTACAGTATTTAGTTACCACTTCaaagcataattatatggtttCTTAAATCAGTCAATTTGCATACAATTATTGACCACAGTTTGTACAACACAACTACCCACTATCAATTTATTTTAGGCGGTTACTTTTTGGCACCATATTACAAATATGTAATCACCTCAGACCACATAACATTTAAAAGAACAATGGAGATATTATTTGCGTGGGAAGGTTATACAACTGAACTCAAAAAGGGATGTTCTAAATCACAGCCAACTTCATAATAAGGCACATTTGTGTTATACAGTGGGCGTCTATCCATGGTCCCATGTACACACGTTTAAACCCTTGAAATTGGGTCACTTTACTAATAAggaaacagtgaaataatcagGTCAATTGTTCACAGTCCTGTGAGTAAACAAGGTGATGCAAagctacttctaaaaccaggtgcctatgcagttaatactatctcATTCTAAccaaataggcaattaatcaaccatgtatataattgcagtttatattcatgctattgttattattaattcatCTAGACAaatagatttgtaaatactgtaatttagcatatttcatgaattattttgtaattcggtaCTTATGTtgttatgcactgctaaggaagcataactataacaaaccactttaaacagcaaattatgcacagaagtatcttctcaactgttttatagcatGTCTATCGTGCTTTCTCATGCGAATTGTTTAGACAAGGCCTCgaagctgcccttcattttcgttcgagAATAGAGTATATGTATATGAAGAGTCGCCATACCTGTTTTTCAGACTgccgagaagaaaccacctcagcgCAAAGTTTACCAgtgcggaagtttaatacagacttcattttgcttttacttcttacgtgcaagctgcttttaccatttagcTAATGATTTTGTTCACGTGGGTGCATATGGAccaacataggtagatagatagatagatagatatgtacacacacaaaagcaaacctccggcagccatgcaaaacatagctattgccgcccagtgaaccagcactgggatgcttgtgcaccactcaggcacttgagccttgtgcaggcaaatcctcctggggcaaggCTAGTAACCCGCAAGAgcactgtccaggtctcatggagaggtcgtggaacctaaagttccacaacgaccccaacaccactaagcgagacaagAATAGTTaggtatttgcttccccagtttacaccaggtacccattgatgttacagctgggtgggctgcttccccagttgcaCCAGGCCACATttttcagaaaacaatttcaggaaaccaggcacATTTGGACCTCATAAATCAAGATGTGTCTCTATTACAGACATGGTGCCAAGGTGTGCGAAATACATGGTTCCACTGCAGATGTAGTCATCCAGAAAAGCACAAAACTTACTAAAACATTTTGGACTTTTAAATTCACACCACAGTAAGTTGAGCATGTTATGGAACAAGACCACCATAAATATGTTGCAGCAGGCGTCATCTTAGCTTAGCTACAGCTAGTTACATGTGGGTGGGAGGCACCTATTAGTGAAAGACAAAATCATATTCTAACAATAGGCTGTCCCGTGCTATAAAGTTTATAAATAAAAGCCAAGGAAAGAACCCTCAAAGGCAACACATGCTTACACATGGTTAAACAAACTACTTGCTGTACTAAGATAGTTAATCTTTCTCATAAATGAAGCAGTGGTGAGGAAAATTATGTGGTCAGAGATCAGAAACAATCACGCAAGCACAAACCGTAGCAATCACTTCTAGACAAGACCACCAAATTGCAATTGTAGTGGCCACTTTCAGCATAGTCCCAAATGCATCTCTGTTCTTATACAAGTCTTGCACAGCCAGAACATCGTAGGGAACAGGGTCTGGTgaatgcagtacagtattgatcGATGAGAATCACACACGTGGCTTCAAAATCTAATGTGAAGCCATCGTGTGCAGTTCTCGCCGTTCGTGAGCCTTTATTAGCCGTACAGTAAAATTCCCGAAATCTGGGGGTGATTGAACAAAACTGTTATACTGCATTTCACCTGACCCTTTTGTTTCCGACCCAAtgacaaaagaagaaaaagcggtctgagACAATAGCCCATCTACACGATACGATATAACGTACCGGTTTGCCTTCAAGACAAATGCGGTAGTCACAACGCTTCAAAagtagtctcgtcctcgcagacccttctctccggggtggcgcttatcgattataagcgccccctctcgtagggggcgcttataatctctaatcgataagcgccaccccggagagaagggtctgcgaggacgagactactTCAAAAGGGCATGAGCtagtaaatatttttaaaatgatgTCCAATTTGTACAACTAAACGTTTTAAAACTAGCGTACCTCTGATTTCTTTCAAGGCTGAACCTCCGTCACCGCTCTTGTAGTCTCTAGCTCTCCCGGAAGACTGCACTACTCTTCTTCTCGCCAAATTGCGCCTTGTATTACGCGGTAACTATTAAATCAGTAGGTGTGGTGGTGATCATGGTTTTTGTTTGCGCTAGAAAATCCCCGCCAGGCTGATTTGCACATGTCAGTACCACGTGTCCAGCACAGACGTAATCTCCGCTCACGTGGGATAAACTACAGTCATTTAGTACGGTACACATCATACTGCTGCTTTGTTACTCTGCCATACTAGTATTTGACCTTCTACCGCCGTCCGAGCCGCCTTCTTAGCCGCCGTCTATGATCCTTCAGAAGTTCAGATCCTTTACCAAGTTTCCCAATGGCGCTTCTCAAATTAGAAATTAAGTTTATAAACGCAACGAGGGCTTATATTATTAAAGCAGAAAGCTCTACGGAGGACCATGGGGATGTATATTATCCTACGGAAAGGACCAATTCATTGAAGTTCAGACCGTAACTAGAAGTCAAAGATGTAACTTAGACTACCCATCAAGGCAAGTCTCTAAGCGCCTGCGCGTATTATATACTATGTTTTCGGCAAATGCAGTTAACTCTCTTGCATCTGTGTGCACACAGATTGATCTCCTTTAGTAATTTGATTGTTTGATAATGGGCAGGCAGCACTGCTGATGTTGCCCAAGGGACTAGATTTGTCCCAAAAAATCTTTCCTGCATCtgattactgtcagctctaaatattccatattCTTTCATTGTTTTCCGGTTATTTTTGCATACTTACTGACAGGCTTattagtaaaagccatcttaTAACAGTGTTAGCTCACagtgtgtcagcagtgctatcaatgaaagtcggcacaaacttcatgtttgtgttaCTGATTTTTGCAACTGACTTGAAAGGAAGGAACATGCTTTTGTGCAGCTTTTTATAGCTGTGCtaggcttgaaaagctgccaatctcataatggaaatggaccacccacccgcatgcaaatatgcctgaggtcaggatgggaaacaggaGTGGCCTTACTCATGTTTGATCATAATAaaggccatgacaaattaatctTAATGTGGCAGGCCAGTCTTTGGCAAACCCATGATGTAATATCTAAAACAATACTACTAGTAGTAATTTGTGCAGTAGGGAAATGGAGCACAATCTCACTCACAAGAAGTGCTTT
This region includes:
- the LOC136266747 gene encoding fibronectin type III domain-containing protein 7-like, giving the protein METHYLLVLLLLLITLHNSEQQGLIIHPPQDVTICAGDDVNITCGHNYTASLTPLWRINGQAISGSRIGTNNTFEMTVVADNIDTVLTVYSANEILNQTKFQCEFTFLPPVQSSVGILTVMGPPTLPVIKVSERRLTSLVISWDTFSHTSCGDVTYNVTLSDGTAELVEERTTTSNTISFTDLDNDTQYEVTVLAINNAGPATVVTTNVTTLTPSVPSPPSDLAVSLKFVDYRPIVTISWNVSSLSHNMTEVEALNVSLTGEDDMTTTFEVSPNTTTFQMSHNMTSDDNVSRHLDVGTDYIISVCSVNSVGCSETVSTSLAVRWLQSAIVQ